The proteins below are encoded in one region of Pseudomonas ekonensis:
- the argE gene encoding acetylornithine deacetylase, whose amino-acid sequence MSASAELLATLVGFDTTSRESNLQLIGFVRDYLARFDVPCELVYNDERSKANLFATVGPSDRPGIVLSGHTDVVPADGQPWTVPPFELTRRDGKLYGRGTADMKGYIACVLALVPALVEAPLSKPVHIALSYDEEVGCLGVRSLLKVLERRPVKPLLCIIGEPTGLKPVLGHKGKLAMRCDVHGHACHSAYAPQGVNAIECAAELIGELGRIGQGLKAPEHHDRRFDPPFSTVQAGVISGGKALNIVPADCRFDFEVRALPSQDPGEVAERLKAYAEQQMLPRMRAVSAQSDIRFSELSAYPGLATDAKSQAAQLIAAFCGREDFGTVAFGTEGGLFDAVGIPTVVCGPGSMDQGHKPDEFVSLAQLDACDAMLQRMLASLRG is encoded by the coding sequence ATGAGCGCCAGCGCCGAACTGCTGGCGACGCTGGTGGGGTTCGACACCACCAGCCGCGAATCCAACCTGCAACTGATCGGTTTCGTGCGCGACTACCTGGCGCGTTTCGACGTGCCTTGCGAGCTGGTCTACAACGACGAGCGCAGCAAGGCCAACCTGTTCGCCACGGTCGGGCCCTCCGACCGGCCCGGCATCGTGCTGTCGGGGCACACCGACGTGGTGCCCGCCGACGGCCAGCCCTGGACGGTGCCGCCGTTCGAGCTGACCCGGCGCGACGGCAAGCTCTACGGCCGCGGCACCGCCGACATGAAGGGCTACATCGCCTGCGTGCTGGCGCTGGTGCCGGCGCTGGTGGAGGCGCCGCTGAGCAAACCGGTGCACATCGCCCTGTCCTACGACGAAGAGGTCGGCTGCCTCGGCGTGCGTTCGCTGCTCAAGGTGCTGGAGCGACGCCCGGTCAAACCGCTGCTGTGCATCATCGGCGAACCCACCGGACTCAAACCGGTGCTCGGCCACAAGGGCAAGCTGGCGATGCGCTGCGATGTCCACGGCCACGCCTGCCATTCGGCCTATGCGCCGCAGGGGGTGAACGCCATCGAGTGCGCGGCCGAGCTGATCGGCGAACTGGGGCGCATCGGCCAGGGGCTCAAGGCGCCTGAGCATCACGACCGGCGTTTCGACCCGCCCTTCTCAACGGTGCAGGCCGGAGTGATCAGCGGCGGCAAGGCATTGAACATCGTCCCCGCCGACTGCCGTTTCGATTTCGAGGTCCGCGCCCTGCCCTCGCAGGATCCGGGCGAGGTCGCCGAACGACTCAAGGCCTACGCCGAACAACAGATGCTGCCGCGCATGCGGGCGGTCAGCGCGCAGAGCGATATCCGTTTCAGCGAGCTGTCGGCCTATCCGGGCCTGGCCACCGACGCCAAGAGCCAGGCCGCGCAACTGATCGCCGCGTTCTGCGGCCGCGAGGATTTCGGCACGGTGGCATTCGGCACCGAGGGCGGCCTGTTCGACGCAGTCGGGATCCCGACCGTGGTGTGCGGCCCCGGCAGCATGGATCAGGGGCACAAGCCGGACGAGTTCGTCAGCCTCGCGCAGCTCGACGCCTGTGACGCGATGCTGCAACGGATGCTGGCCTCCCTGCGCGGCTGA
- a CDS encoding purine-cytosine permease family protein: MATSATNAAPLIEKHTIGYVPPQDRHGKVRDLFTLWFGGNIAPLPIVTGALGVQLFHLNLVWGIVAILVGHLVGGVLMALHSAQGPQMGIPQMIQSRAQFGSLGALLVVVIAGVMYIGFFASNIVLAGKSLHGVADSVPVPVGIVIGALGSGVIGIIGYRFIHVLNRIGTWVLGIGIMVGFGYILTHIQTDDFLTRGGFNLSGWLATVSLAALWQIAFAPYVSDYSRYLPADVPVAATFWTTYLGSALGSSLSFVFGAVAVLATPAGMDTMDAVKLATGAIGPLMLVLFLLSVISHNALNLYGAVLSIITLVQTFAWRWIPTARSRAVISVIVLSACCFTAVGASAHFIGHFVDMVLVLLVVLVPWTAINLIDFYAIHKGQYDIGSIFRVDGGRYGRYNPQALLAYAIGIAVQIPFMNTPLYVGPVSVHIDGADLSWLVGLLVTSPLYFWLATRDSAYRRRLSEATLAGGL, from the coding sequence ATGGCCACCTCAGCAACAAACGCCGCACCGCTCATTGAAAAGCACACCATCGGCTACGTGCCGCCGCAGGACCGCCACGGAAAGGTGCGCGACCTGTTCACCCTCTGGTTCGGCGGCAACATCGCGCCGCTGCCCATCGTCACCGGCGCCCTCGGCGTGCAGCTGTTCCACTTGAACCTGGTGTGGGGCATCGTCGCCATCCTGGTCGGCCACCTGGTGGGCGGCGTGCTGATGGCGCTGCACTCGGCCCAGGGCCCGCAGATGGGCATCCCGCAGATGATCCAGAGCCGCGCCCAGTTCGGCTCCCTCGGCGCCTTGCTGGTGGTGGTGATCGCCGGGGTGATGTACATCGGCTTCTTCGCCTCCAACATCGTCCTGGCCGGCAAGTCCCTGCACGGCGTGGCCGACAGCGTGCCGGTGCCGGTCGGCATCGTGATCGGCGCCCTCGGCTCGGGCGTCATCGGCATCATCGGCTACCGCTTCATCCACGTGCTCAACCGCATCGGCACCTGGGTGCTGGGGATCGGCATCATGGTCGGCTTCGGCTACATCCTGACCCACATCCAGACCGACGATTTCCTCACCCGCGGCGGCTTCAACCTGTCCGGTTGGCTGGCCACGGTGTCGCTGGCGGCGCTGTGGCAGATCGCATTCGCGCCCTATGTGTCGGACTACTCGCGCTACCTGCCGGCCGACGTGCCGGTGGCCGCCACGTTCTGGACCACCTACCTGGGGTCGGCGCTGGGCTCCAGCCTGTCGTTCGTGTTCGGCGCCGTCGCGGTGCTGGCGACCCCGGCCGGCATGGACACCATGGACGCGGTGAAACTCGCCACCGGCGCCATCGGCCCGCTGATGCTGGTGCTGTTCCTGCTCAGCGTGATCAGCCACAACGCGCTCAACCTGTACGGCGCGGTGCTGTCGATCATCACCCTGGTGCAGACCTTCGCCTGGCGCTGGATCCCCACCGCCCGCAGCCGCGCGGTGATCTCGGTCATCGTCCTGTCGGCCTGCTGCTTCACCGCCGTCGGCGCCTCGGCGCACTTCATCGGCCATTTCGTCGACATGGTGCTGGTGCTGCTGGTGGTGCTGGTGCCGTGGACGGCGATCAACCTGATCGACTTCTACGCCATCCACAAAGGCCAGTACGACATCGGCTCGATCTTCCGGGTCGACGGCGGCCGCTACGGCCGCTACAACCCGCAAGCGCTGCTGGCCTACGCCATCGGCATCGCGGTGCAGATCCCGTTCATGAACACGCCGCTGTACGTGGGCCCGGTGTCGGTGCACATCGACGGCGCGGACCTGTCCTGGCTGGTGGGGCTGCTGGTGACGTCGCCGCTGTACTTCTGGCTGGCGACACGGGACAGCGCCTACCGCCGGCGGCTGTCGGAGGCGACGCTGGCGGGCGGTCTCTAA
- a CDS encoding TOBE domain-containing protein has translation MKVSARNVFKGQVTLVKEGAVNAEVVLTLAGGEQLVAVVTLESIKSLGIAVGKQAVALVKAPWVMLMTDAEGIRLSARNCLQGKVLSVTDGAVNAEVVIELSGGSKVYSIVTRDAVNELGLAAGVSATAVIKASHIILGVPA, from the coding sequence ATGAAAGTCAGTGCTCGCAACGTGTTCAAGGGCCAGGTCACGCTGGTCAAGGAAGGCGCGGTCAACGCCGAGGTCGTCCTGACCCTGGCCGGTGGTGAACAACTGGTCGCCGTGGTCACTCTGGAAAGCATCAAGTCCCTGGGCATCGCGGTCGGCAAGCAAGCGGTGGCGCTGGTCAAGGCGCCCTGGGTGATGCTGATGACCGACGCCGAAGGCATCCGCCTGTCGGCCCGCAACTGCCTGCAGGGCAAGGTGCTGAGCGTGACCGACGGCGCGGTCAACGCCGAAGTGGTGATCGAGCTCTCCGGCGGATCGAAAGTCTATTCCATCGTCACCCGCGACGCCGTCAACGAACTGGGACTGGCGGCGGGCGTCAGCGCCACGGCGGTGATCAAGGCGTCCCACATCATCCTCGGCGTTCCGGCCTGA
- a CDS encoding M24 family metallopeptidase — translation MNTTLSGKEAVGERFALASMGQAQRLTWQAVERIAEVIRPGMLESEAQALGKQILAELGMERIWHPLLIRFGANTLKTFKQRSDGDPVLGENDIFFIDMGVVWQGHEGDAGATFTTGADPQMIACAAAAKTLFDRVEAYWREGVAGTELYRYATDQAQAMGWTLNLDIKGHRVSDFPHAIHRGGDLGHFEGAPSPGVWILEIQIAHPELPYGAFYEDLLI, via the coding sequence ATGAACACAACCTTGAGCGGCAAAGAAGCGGTCGGCGAGCGGTTTGCGCTGGCGTCGATGGGGCAGGCGCAACGCCTGACCTGGCAAGCGGTGGAGCGGATCGCCGAGGTCATCCGGCCCGGCATGCTCGAATCCGAGGCCCAGGCGTTGGGCAAACAGATACTTGCCGAGTTGGGCATGGAACGGATCTGGCACCCGCTGCTGATCCGCTTCGGCGCCAACACCCTCAAGACCTTCAAGCAGCGCTCCGACGGCGACCCGGTGCTGGGCGAGAACGACATCTTCTTCATCGACATGGGCGTGGTCTGGCAGGGCCACGAAGGCGATGCCGGGGCGACGTTCACCACCGGCGCCGATCCGCAGATGATCGCTTGCGCGGCGGCCGCCAAGACACTGTTCGACCGGGTCGAGGCTTACTGGCGCGAAGGCGTCGCAGGCACTGAGCTGTACCGGTACGCCACCGATCAGGCGCAGGCCATGGGCTGGACGCTGAACCTGGACATCAAGGGGCATCGGGTCAGCGATTTTCCCCACGCGATCCATCGGGGCGGCGACCTGGGCCATTTCGAGGGCGCGCCAAGCCCCGGCGTGTGGATCCTGGAGATCCAGATCGCCCACCCCGAACTGCCTTACGGTGCTTTTTATGAAGATCTGCTGATCTGA
- the ptrR gene encoding putrescine utilization regulator PtrR: MDLVQLEIFKAVAEHGSISAAAAQIHRVPSNLTTRIKQLEQDLGVELFIREKSRLRLSPAGWSFLEYARRILDLVQEARATVAGEEPQGAFPLGSLESTAAVRIPELLAAYNQQYAKVDLDLSTGPSGTMIDGVLSGRLAAAFVDGPVLHPALEGIPAFEEEMVVIAPLHHGPIGRAADVNGESIYAFRANCSYRHHFEKWFSTDAAVPGKIFEMESYHGMLACVSAGAGLALMPRSMLQSMPGCATVSVWPLAADFRYLTTWLVWRRGTVSRSLSSFVRLLEARGVVRAQSD, encoded by the coding sequence ATGGATCTGGTGCAGCTGGAAATCTTCAAGGCCGTGGCCGAGCACGGCAGCATCAGCGCTGCGGCGGCGCAGATCCATCGGGTGCCGTCGAACCTGACGACCCGGATCAAGCAGCTTGAGCAGGACCTGGGCGTCGAACTGTTCATCCGCGAGAAAAGCCGTCTGCGCCTGTCACCGGCCGGCTGGAGTTTTCTGGAATACGCGCGGCGCATCCTCGACCTGGTGCAGGAGGCCCGGGCCACCGTGGCGGGGGAGGAGCCCCAGGGCGCGTTCCCGCTGGGTTCGCTGGAAAGCACGGCGGCGGTGCGCATTCCCGAGTTGCTGGCGGCCTATAACCAGCAATACGCCAAGGTCGATCTGGACCTGTCCACCGGGCCGTCCGGGACGATGATCGATGGCGTGCTGTCCGGCCGGTTGGCGGCGGCGTTCGTCGACGGCCCGGTGCTGCACCCGGCCCTGGAGGGGATCCCGGCGTTCGAGGAGGAAATGGTGGTGATCGCACCGCTGCACCATGGGCCGATCGGGCGGGCGGCGGACGTCAACGGCGAGAGCATCTACGCTTTCCGCGCCAACTGCTCCTACCGCCATCACTTCGAAAAGTGGTTCAGCACCGACGCTGCGGTGCCCGGCAAGATCTTCGAGATGGAGTCCTACCACGGCATGCTCGCCTGCGTCAGCGCCGGCGCCGGCCTGGCCCTGATGCCGCGCAGCATGCTGCAGAGCATGCCCGGCTGCGCCACCGTGAGCGTGTGGCCGCTGGCGGCGGACTTTCGCTACCTGACCACCTGGCTGGTGTGGCGGCGCGGCACCGTATCGCGCAGCCTGAGCAGTTTTGTGAGGCTGCTGGAGGCGCGCGGGGTGGTGCGGGCACAGAGTGATTGA